One segment of Alistipes finegoldii DSM 17242 DNA contains the following:
- a CDS encoding plasmid mobilization protein, whose amino-acid sequence MDDKRNHRIYCRLTSAEYGRFKTEVRKTYLSDSEYIRRKLLHPQMRIRSREETDLLNFVIGSLSQVNNNINQIARVMNALKGSGAVVIGSVAQRQLNQVEAILKEWNTFEGRLRQSLKSK is encoded by the coding sequence ATGGATGATAAAAGAAACCATAGAATTTACTGCCGTTTGACATCTGCCGAATATGGTCGGTTTAAGACGGAGGTCAGAAAGACGTATCTGTCGGATTCCGAATATATCCGTCGCAAGTTGCTTCATCCCCAAATGCGTATCCGCAGCAGGGAGGAAACGGATCTGTTGAATTTCGTTATCGGATCACTGTCGCAGGTCAATAACAATATCAACCAGATTGCGCGGGTTATGAATGCCTTGAAGGGAAGCGGGGCTGTTGTGATCGGCAGCGTCGCTCAGAGGCAGCTCAACCAAGTCGAGGCCATATTGAAGGAGTGGAATACGTTTGAAGGCCGCCTCCGGCAAAGTCTGAAGTCGAAATGA
- a CDS encoding relaxase/mobilization nuclease domain-containing protein: MIIKIIRKPPKPGNRGTRARGFAALLHYHDRHESELCHTENIIGNTSVELAQYFMDVSTRSSSRVKDPVFHAVVSFAYNEVDPAPEVIEAMARQYLQKMGYANQPWVIYRHTDKQHIHYHIISSRVDVRSGKAISSSYEGLRTKTVLDQLAPLFGYQVGKGADKRQQQNQGLVSEIDQVVQKVLLEDQPYSMYRFCQACEKRGLKVKKLPRGYVISQGNSYPVALSKLPVFAERRLSHILRAVKQERIREMRYIRKCLYLVLRNMPQIDMQSDMAAELFGDKLLNQLAQYNINVIYNRNSAGIVGISFGRPDLTFKGSELKLSWETILHYVRSKRGVSAKKKPILQTTVRPQAAHLQTLVQGAAVGKKIAEDEEEKKRRGQAEQEI; this comes from the coding sequence ATGATTATAAAGATTATACGGAAGCCTCCGAAACCGGGCAATAGGGGAACCCGGGCGCGGGGCTTCGCAGCTCTGCTCCATTATCATGATCGACATGAAAGCGAGCTATGCCATACGGAGAATATTATTGGCAATACTTCGGTTGAACTTGCCCAGTACTTTATGGATGTCTCTACACGAAGCTCGTCCCGGGTCAAAGATCCGGTTTTTCATGCCGTTGTCAGTTTTGCCTACAATGAAGTAGATCCTGCGCCGGAGGTGATTGAGGCAATGGCCCGACAGTATCTTCAAAAAATGGGATATGCAAATCAACCCTGGGTAATTTATCGTCACACGGATAAACAGCATATTCATTATCACATTATCTCCAGTCGGGTTGATGTGCGAAGTGGGAAAGCTATTTCGAGTAGTTACGAGGGATTACGGACGAAGACCGTGCTGGATCAGCTTGCGCCATTATTCGGATACCAGGTAGGCAAAGGAGCGGATAAACGTCAGCAACAAAATCAGGGATTGGTCAGCGAGATAGATCAAGTAGTCCAAAAAGTCCTGCTTGAAGATCAACCATACAGCATGTATCGGTTTTGCCAAGCGTGCGAAAAACGGGGACTGAAGGTAAAGAAATTGCCTCGAGGATATGTTATCTCGCAGGGTAACTCTTATCCTGTTGCCCTGTCAAAATTACCTGTTTTTGCAGAGCGCAGGTTATCGCATATTTTAAGAGCAGTCAAGCAGGAACGAATCCGTGAAATGCGGTATATCCGGAAATGCCTGTACCTGGTTCTCCGGAATATGCCTCAGATTGATATGCAGTCCGATATGGCGGCTGAATTGTTTGGGGACAAGCTACTGAATCAGTTGGCGCAATACAATATAAATGTTATTTATAACAGAAATAGCGCCGGAATAGTCGGAATTTCTTTTGGCCGGCCGGACTTGACTTTCAAGGGGAGCGAGCTGAAGCTGTCATGGGAAACGATCCTACATTATGTTCGGAGCAAGAGGGGGGTATCTGCAAAGAAGAAACCTATCCTTCAAACAACTGTCCGGCCGCAGGCAGCACACCTCCAGACGCTCGTACAGGGAGCCGCAGTTGGGAAGAAAATAGCTGAAGACGAAGAGGAAAAAAAGCGTCGCGGACAAGCCGAGCAGGAAATATAA
- a CDS encoding DUF4406 domain-containing protein: MDVYISGKISGKTQQEAEADFGKYAEIIQAAGHTPVNPMKNGLPFDAPWEDHMERDLEMLRASDAICLLPDWVESYGAKIELHQALEIRMPVLNDSNLRLYLEQANHQGVQQEDSRSKILRNIERSYQMQQRTIKDPSQKHNL; encoded by the coding sequence ATGGATGTATATATCAGTGGGAAAATCAGCGGAAAAACCCAGCAAGAAGCAGAGGCTGATTTTGGGAAATATGCAGAAATCATCCAGGCCGCCGGCCATACTCCCGTGAACCCGATGAAGAACGGCCTGCCTTTCGATGCTCCCTGGGAAGATCATATGGAACGCGACCTTGAAATGTTACGCGCGAGTGATGCTATCTGTTTATTGCCGGATTGGGTCGAGAGCTACGGAGCGAAGATCGAGTTGCACCAGGCACTCGAGATCAGGATGCCGGTTCTCAATGACTCGAATCTTCGTCTGTACCTCGAACAAGCCAATCATCAGGGAGTTCAACAGGAAGATTCCCGTAGTAAGATTCTGCGCAATATAGAGAGGAGCTACCAAATGCAACAAAGGACGATAAAAGATCCATCACAGAAACATAACCTTTAA
- a CDS encoding LPD29 domain-containing protein, which yields MKIVLGEAKEEYDTDVQMAVTRQLILRVNTEIKPEAAYVVSEITYSRRTGYSYTLINTQTKERRTTNLIRPLSKRFGVGFYKDDVRMMLMPEPEFKRLCEGAQNIVKKEEVKKDKTRYQLSNDYQGFRYDTKLTTKEIAIKIRAYCKTQYPDYKFSVRVDRSEINVKILSGPQEIRAGKGLAKGNWQTIGITDFYRDWLSDGAYKMLYDITQYAKSYNRSNTDIQNDYFDENFYFRLDIGAWDRPYTVTPEIKPQTGITKSGTLQKIESRIVSQQEANHRSGPEKTI from the coding sequence ATGAAAATTGTCCTTGGAGAAGCGAAAGAAGAGTATGATACCGATGTGCAGATGGCCGTTACACGTCAGTTAATTCTTCGTGTTAATACAGAAATAAAACCGGAGGCTGCCTATGTGGTTTCGGAAATAACCTATTCCCGACGTACGGGCTATTCGTATACGCTGATAAATACTCAAACAAAAGAGAGGCGTACGACAAATTTAATTCGACCTCTTAGTAAACGGTTTGGTGTGGGATTTTATAAAGATGATGTGCGTATGATGTTAATGCCGGAACCCGAGTTCAAAAGATTATGTGAAGGGGCGCAAAACATAGTCAAGAAAGAGGAAGTGAAAAAGGATAAAACACGGTATCAGCTCTCAAATGATTATCAAGGCTTCAGATACGATACCAAGCTCACAACTAAAGAAATTGCAATTAAGATCCGTGCATATTGCAAAACCCAGTATCCGGATTATAAATTTTCTGTACGTGTGGATCGTTCTGAAATAAATGTCAAGATTCTTTCAGGCCCCCAAGAGATCCGGGCAGGAAAGGGACTTGCTAAGGGAAACTGGCAAACAATCGGGATTACGGACTTTTATAGGGACTGGTTATCTGATGGAGCTTATAAAATGTTATACGATATAACGCAGTATGCTAAGTCATACAATCGCTCTAATACTGATATTCAAAATGATTACTTTGACGAAAATTTTTATTTTCGATTGGATATTGGTGCTTGGGATCGGCCATATACTGTAACGCCTGAAATAAAGCCGCAGACCGGGATAACAAAGTCTGGTACTTTACAGAAAATTGAGTCTCGGATCGTATCTCAGCAGGAAGCGAATCATCGATCAGGCCCGGAAAAAACCATTTAA
- a CDS encoding IS110 family transposase: MRYIGIDVSKATFVVAYSSDKGGEIRTFNNTTAGIRQFIGTLPKDGSIHCVMEATGNYSALLLYMLNVAGITVSMENPLKVKNFAKALLSTVKTDKSDARLITLYGEKMNPRPFKVQGEAILRLRQKRTVIRQLTKQITAMSNLRGSLACLPVPDKGATHTVDETIKFLEKKRDRLQAELTDLVEVEFSRQLALLTTIKGIGITLATALIITTGGFTYFQNAKQVSRYLGICPTYEQSGTSVNIKGHINRNGDAYTRGLLYIAAWPASRFNAQCKETYTRLRQNGKSGKLAMIAVANKLIRQAFAVVAHDKEYIDGFVSNRP, translated from the coding sequence ATGAGGTACATTGGAATCGACGTGAGCAAGGCTACATTCGTGGTAGCTTACTCCTCCGACAAAGGCGGGGAGATCCGTACTTTTAACAACACGACCGCTGGTATCAGACAGTTTATCGGGACTCTCCCCAAAGACGGCAGTATCCACTGTGTTATGGAGGCGACAGGGAATTACAGCGCCTTGCTGCTGTATATGCTCAATGTCGCCGGAATTACTGTCAGCATGGAGAATCCGCTGAAGGTAAAGAACTTCGCCAAAGCCTTGCTCTCTACGGTCAAGACCGATAAGAGCGATGCACGACTCATTACCTTGTACGGAGAGAAGATGAACCCGCGTCCTTTCAAGGTACAGGGAGAGGCCATCCTGCGGCTCCGACAGAAAAGAACCGTCATTCGCCAACTTACTAAGCAGATTACCGCCATGTCGAACCTTCGTGGCTCTCTTGCATGTCTGCCTGTCCCGGACAAAGGTGCAACTCATACCGTAGACGAAACTATCAAGTTCCTTGAAAAGAAGCGTGACAGGCTCCAGGCGGAACTCACGGATCTTGTCGAAGTGGAGTTCAGCCGACAACTCGCGCTGCTGACGACCATCAAAGGGATAGGCATAACGCTTGCCACGGCGCTCATCATCACTACTGGAGGCTTTACCTACTTCCAAAATGCCAAGCAGGTGTCCCGGTATCTCGGAATTTGTCCCACTTACGAACAGTCCGGAACTTCGGTAAACATCAAAGGGCATATCAACCGAAACGGAGACGCATACACTAGAGGACTTCTCTATATCGCCGCTTGGCCTGCCAGTAGGTTCAATGCCCAATGCAAAGAGACCTATACGAGGCTCAGGCAAAACGGAAAATCGGGAAAACTCGCTATGATCGCTGTCGCAAACAAGCTCATCAGGCAGGCTTTTGCTGTTGTCGCGCACGATAAAGAGTATATCGACGGATTCGTCTCCAACAGACCTTAG
- a CDS encoding WG repeat-containing protein → MATINFRIEAPITKYETRLSVVENRLVSLIKDFIRDAGQIQGLSVGMSHVEFANGAYFTNVSIKNEWYESARGLKKLARKYDPNYDKRAHQAFPAMYATDLSSLGEEIVRHFQKSCDQLIVEQYAYAPIIKNEIGSLHTKLEKDVSIRNINEGSSLFFVCREIDGKEKVGIVDRYGRTRIPLKYDDLKEIINGYYLAKVAGKFGVVTLSNKVIVPLKCFKLHVYPLQFSGKLLHNNYLLVAGKETSDGIRYGAVNLKEEVKIPFEFESLEVQYNRDRRFVRYGFMVAQKDGKYGMIDKEGSVIIPFEYDHLGQKGYSRQYYEFGDGYLGAVKDNKFGVVDVNNNVVIPFDRSKDTLLDMVYPDVYFLRRPTDKTPEQRIADLAELEKGLIKQDWECYKKGCLSGSYMREQLDKLRILYCNIDDRDAGKANELWDKYSRNGLFRIPDLFEDSNGNLWRTRGYMTEIAHLEKPSADNAVGVFLSPRKRMQRIEKELRDIENQEIMGVHYGEFPPERVDAEISAKLLENDRRIEELHDSYREIRANYRKYRARGSEQQDRGGLSKTLQVVEGQIHVKRSKAEHVHNDNANILAK, encoded by the coding sequence ATGGCAACAATAAACTTCAGGATCGAAGCCCCTATTACAAAATATGAGACTCGATTATCAGTCGTTGAAAACCGGTTGGTATCGCTTATCAAGGATTTCATTCGGGATGCTGGACAGATTCAAGGCTTGTCGGTCGGCATGAGTCATGTCGAATTTGCAAATGGAGCGTATTTTACCAATGTGTCGATTAAGAACGAGTGGTATGAATCTGCGCGGGGATTGAAAAAATTGGCACGGAAATATGATCCGAATTATGATAAGCGTGCGCATCAGGCATTTCCTGCTATGTATGCCACCGACTTATCTTCGTTGGGTGAAGAAATTGTGCGGCACTTCCAAAAAAGCTGTGACCAGTTGATCGTTGAGCAGTATGCGTATGCACCCATTATCAAGAATGAAATAGGATCGCTGCACACAAAGTTAGAAAAGGATGTGTCGATACGGAATATCAATGAAGGCAGCTCTTTATTTTTTGTCTGTCGGGAAATAGACGGGAAGGAGAAAGTCGGGATTGTAGATAGATACGGACGAACCCGTATCCCACTGAAATATGACGATCTGAAGGAAATAATAAACGGTTATTACTTAGCTAAAGTTGCTGGGAAATTTGGCGTTGTTACGCTTTCAAACAAAGTTATTGTACCTCTGAAATGTTTTAAGCTGCATGTATATCCACTTCAATTTTCCGGGAAATTATTGCATAATAACTACCTGCTTGTGGCAGGGAAAGAGACGAGTGATGGAATTCGTTACGGAGCAGTCAACCTCAAAGAAGAGGTGAAAATACCGTTTGAGTTTGAAAGTTTAGAAGTGCAGTATAACAGGGATCGACGCTTTGTCAGATATGGATTCATGGTTGCGCAGAAAGATGGCAAGTATGGGATGATAGATAAGGAAGGAAGTGTTATAATTCCTTTCGAGTATGACCATCTTGGCCAAAAAGGATATTCCAGACAATATTATGAGTTTGGAGACGGATATTTGGGGGCGGTCAAGGATAATAAATTTGGGGTTGTCGATGTAAACAATAACGTCGTAATCCCATTCGATCGTTCAAAAGACACTCTTCTCGACATGGTTTATCCTGATGTCTATTTTCTACGTCGTCCGACGGATAAAACTCCTGAGCAGCGAATCGCTGATTTAGCTGAACTTGAGAAAGGACTTATTAAACAGGATTGGGAATGCTATAAGAAGGGTTGCTTGTCTGGGAGCTATATGCGGGAACAATTGGATAAACTGAGAATACTATATTGCAATATTGACGATCGGGATGCCGGCAAAGCAAATGAACTATGGGATAAATACTCCCGAAATGGATTATTCCGTATTCCAGACTTATTTGAAGATAGTAATGGCAATCTATGGCGAACACGGGGCTATATGACGGAGATTGCTCACTTGGAAAAACCAAGTGCCGATAATGCGGTTGGAGTTTTCCTGTCTCCCCGCAAGCGTATGCAGCGGATAGAAAAGGAACTTCGGGATATAGAGAATCAAGAAATAATGGGGGTGCACTACGGGGAGTTTCCTCCGGAACGGGTCGATGCTGAGATAAGTGCAAAATTGCTCGAGAACGACAGAAGAATTGAAGAGCTGCACGATTCTTACAGGGAGATCAGAGCAAATTATCGCAAGTACAGAGCGCGTGGCTCTGAGCAGCAAGACCGAGGCGGCCTATCGAAGACTTTGCAAGTTGTCGAAGGGCAAATCCATGTCAAACGTAGCAAAGCCGAACATGTCCATAATGATAACGCGAACATATTGGCAAAGTGA
- a CDS encoding WG repeat-containing protein, translating into MATVNFMLTSPIAVDGDMNVTETKMVMRVNELFQELRQISGVQVAMSDIGYADGTDYCATVSVKNQWYASAVQLRRVAEQFDSQYRGREYADVGHMKYYTDLAHLEQVKISGFCKDFNELVYMTTEGRDRVENALGVEFVRLPVGTHIDYYNQHNSLFRIRVQQFNGELKAGYIDKYGMPVVKAVYDEITAPDYKGICCASFLGKKGLVATGDRQLIPFVYNEIKGANLDLLRNPQSLDKEVEKSISIFSENGHILAEKATDAGQRWGVIDRDNKVVIPFEFEALTEVYADDTRYAKYGLLIAERDGKFGMVDKDGSVAVPFEYDYLGLHDRDNPQLGRVDDGYLFAYKDGKVGIIDVNHRIAVPFRYSPEEIYQFEYPQIRFSVRPVSKNEIECQADLSRLEELCKRQNWTYEWSAVIQVRQDGADSMNKLVQHFKKISESSLPEAIAIWEKHALGRFPVPSIELSEEEQKVFRLDTPRESDIYLRPEERTGVYIPPQERVDSLIEKIRDAEAVRSEISHYSYHDMCVAALEGGFFEPDGGEYNRNKERQLAEIGREIDALYEQLDRAEANVRKFAPPLERRKDILAPTTTLYNIEQGIKEKMSKPRSSPTCEQKM; encoded by the coding sequence ATGGCAACCGTAAACTTTATGCTAACCTCTCCTATCGCCGTGGACGGTGATATGAATGTGACCGAAACAAAAATGGTCATGAGAGTTAACGAACTCTTTCAGGAGCTTCGGCAGATATCCGGAGTCCAAGTGGCCATGAGCGACATCGGATATGCCGATGGGACGGATTATTGTGCCACCGTATCGGTAAAAAATCAATGGTATGCGTCGGCTGTGCAACTTCGGAGAGTTGCAGAACAATTCGATTCCCAATATCGGGGGCGAGAGTATGCCGATGTGGGGCATATGAAATATTATACCGATTTGGCCCACTTGGAGCAAGTGAAAATATCAGGGTTTTGTAAAGATTTCAATGAGTTGGTATATATGACTACTGAAGGTCGTGATCGAGTTGAAAATGCGCTCGGTGTTGAGTTCGTGCGATTGCCGGTAGGGACACATATAGATTACTATAATCAACATAATTCCCTGTTCCGAATACGAGTTCAGCAATTTAACGGAGAGCTGAAGGCTGGGTACATAGACAAATATGGCATGCCGGTAGTGAAAGCGGTCTATGATGAGATTACTGCACCGGACTATAAAGGGATATGTTGTGCGAGCTTTCTGGGGAAAAAGGGTCTTGTCGCAACCGGAGACCGGCAACTTATACCGTTTGTGTATAACGAAATAAAAGGGGCGAACCTTGACTTGTTGAGAAACCCGCAGAGCCTCGATAAAGAGGTAGAAAAGAGTATTTCGATATTTTCAGAAAATGGACACATTCTTGCGGAAAAAGCGACTGATGCCGGGCAGCGCTGGGGGGTTATTGACCGAGATAACAAAGTTGTTATTCCCTTTGAGTTTGAAGCCTTGACCGAGGTTTATGCCGATGATACACGCTATGCCAAATATGGACTTCTCATTGCCGAAAGAGACGGGAAGTTCGGTATGGTCGATAAAGATGGAAGCGTGGCTGTCCCGTTTGAATATGATTATCTCGGATTACATGATCGTGATAATCCTCAATTGGGGCGAGTCGATGATGGCTACCTGTTTGCCTACAAAGATGGAAAAGTCGGAATTATTGATGTAAACCATAGAATTGCTGTTCCTTTCCGATATTCTCCCGAAGAAATATATCAGTTCGAGTATCCTCAAATTAGATTTTCAGTCCGTCCTGTGAGTAAAAATGAGATCGAATGCCAGGCTGATCTGTCTCGATTGGAAGAATTATGCAAGCGCCAGAATTGGACATATGAATGGTCTGCGGTTATTCAGGTGCGGCAAGATGGTGCGGACAGTATGAATAAGCTTGTTCAGCATTTTAAGAAAATCTCTGAATCGAGTTTGCCGGAAGCGATAGCTATTTGGGAAAAACATGCTCTTGGTAGGTTTCCAGTCCCGTCTATTGAATTGTCCGAGGAAGAACAGAAGGTATTTCGATTGGACACACCCCGGGAGAGTGATATATACCTTCGGCCCGAAGAAAGAACAGGAGTATACATTCCCCCACAGGAACGGGTCGACTCGCTTATCGAGAAGATTCGGGATGCGGAGGCGGTACGTTCCGAGATATCACATTATTCATATCATGATATGTGTGTCGCTGCTTTAGAGGGAGGTTTTTTTGAACCGGACGGAGGAGAGTATAATCGAAATAAGGAGCGTCAACTGGCCGAGATTGGACGTGAAATAGATGCCTTGTATGAACAGTTGGATCGTGCGGAAGCAAATGTCCGGAAGTTTGCTCCTCCCCTTGAGAGGCGGAAAGACATATTGGCTCCGACGACCACTCTGTATAATATTGAGCAGGGGATAAAAGAGAAAATGTCAAAACCCCGATCATCCCCAACCTGCGAACAGAAGATGTAA
- a CDS encoding toprim domain-containing protein, protein MIDYKEAKKYLLPTLLDYGFKERKDKSCKSCLVFSDGSETLLVYRNQGGVYDHYVNKSTSDDYGDAVHFIMKRVLNKTTNLSAEDFCKVEAELSRIAGLGVIKDVINNTSTIQEKQPFDISKYTVERLDLAAVPGACRRFFEQRHIDPGQLAPFKSVIGILVSDRGFKQPLFYWQNMDGNIVGAQYKYIKDNVCQKRFLKNTDRSNSLWMTPIEGSKALFVTEDPLDAIAHSQLFPGARYAYFCTGGTSTKAQREMIHSFSQKFKLPIILGNDNDLAGQLENFKLALHTANIEYAINSKTQRVLLTVNGAEREWGKDEIVAALQAVMKQRPNIILSIPWAKDWNDDLRSSKKSISLRIAENMARVQIETTKSEQRGVIAGKLP, encoded by the coding sequence ATGATTGATTATAAAGAAGCGAAGAAATACCTTCTTCCAACATTATTGGATTATGGCTTCAAGGAGCGTAAAGACAAATCGTGTAAATCATGTCTTGTCTTTTCGGACGGCTCGGAAACACTTCTGGTATATCGCAACCAGGGGGGAGTCTACGATCATTATGTCAATAAAAGTACGTCGGACGATTATGGGGACGCCGTTCACTTCATTATGAAGCGGGTACTCAATAAAACGACCAACCTGTCCGCAGAAGATTTTTGCAAAGTGGAGGCTGAGCTGTCACGGATTGCCGGGCTTGGTGTAATTAAAGATGTTATAAATAACACATCTACGATACAGGAAAAGCAACCGTTCGATATTTCAAAGTATACGGTAGAGCGCCTTGATCTCGCGGCTGTTCCCGGGGCATGCCGGCGGTTTTTCGAGCAGCGCCACATTGATCCCGGGCAACTGGCTCCGTTCAAGTCCGTGATAGGTATCCTTGTTAGCGACCGCGGGTTTAAGCAACCGTTGTTCTATTGGCAAAATATGGACGGGAATATAGTCGGGGCGCAGTATAAATATATCAAGGACAATGTGTGTCAGAAAAGGTTCCTGAAAAATACCGATCGCAGTAATTCTCTTTGGATGACTCCTATCGAGGGTAGCAAGGCGCTGTTCGTTACGGAAGATCCGCTCGATGCAATCGCGCATAGCCAACTTTTCCCTGGCGCCCGGTATGCTTACTTCTGTACCGGAGGAACATCGACCAAAGCCCAGCGGGAGATGATTCATAGCTTTTCTCAAAAATTTAAATTACCTATCATCCTCGGAAACGATAATGATTTAGCCGGACAGTTGGAAAACTTTAAACTTGCACTTCATACGGCCAATATTGAGTATGCCATCAATAGTAAAACGCAGCGAGTTCTTCTTACCGTCAATGGCGCAGAGAGGGAATGGGGGAAGGATGAAATAGTTGCTGCCCTACAAGCAGTAATGAAGCAGAGGCCGAATATAATCCTGTCAATACCATGGGCAAAAGATTGGAATGACGATCTACGGAGCAGCAAGAAGTCTATCTCCCTGCGGATTGCTGAAAATATGGCTCGAGTGCAGATCGAGACAACCAAATCAGAACAGCGGGGAGTGATTGCCGGGAAATTGCCCTAA